The following are encoded together in the Chlorocebus sabaeus isolate Y175 chromosome 20, mChlSab1.0.hap1, whole genome shotgun sequence genome:
- the LOC103224981 gene encoding olfactory receptor 2D2-like — protein MQELNQSTVTEFILVGFTSDLRTSPLLFTFFFVFYLLILMSNSLLITLIYQDLHLHTPMYFFISVLSLLDMCYTTTTVPQMLVHILSKKRAISFARCVAQMYIFLVFGVIESWLFSIMSVDRYLAICHPLRYKAIMSRWVCLLMVGICAAYGVLGSMCYTFFAMRLPYCGPNEIDHYFCEVPAVLKLACADTSLNDLVDFIIGFNVIVVPLSLVVIVYANIFATIMKIRSAQGRIKGFSTCASHITVVTMFAIPCIIMYMGPGSGSLSNSGKKMALFYNIATSFLNPVIYSLRNKDVKKAFFKWMGWSRAPE, from the coding sequence ATGCAGGAGCTCAACCAGTCCACCGTGACAGAATTCATTCTAGTGGGCTTCACCTCCGATCTCAGGACCAGTCCTCTGCTCTTCACCTTCTTCTTCGTCTTTTACCTGCTGATTCTCATGAGCAACAGCCTCCTCATCACCCTCATTTACCAGGACTTACACCTGCATACACCCATGTACTTTTTCATCAGTGTCCTCTCCCTGTTGGACATGTGCTATACCACCACCACCGTGCCCCAGATGCTGGTGCACATTCTCAGCAAGAAGAGGGCCATCTCTTTTGCTAGATGTGTGGCCCAGATGTACATCTTCCTCGTCTTTGGGGTCATTGAGTCATGGCTTTTCTCCATCATGTCCGTGGACAGGTACTTGGCCATCTGCCACCCTCTCAGGTACAAGGCCATCATGAGCCGCTGGGTGTGTCTTCTCATGGTGGGTATCTGTGCAGCCTATGGTGTGCTGGGTAGCATGTGCTATACTTTCTTTGCTATGCGCCTGCCCTATTGTGGGCCTAATGAGATTGACCACTACTTTTGTGAGGTTCCTGCAGTTCTGAAGCTGGCCTGTGCAGACACATCCCTCAATGACCTGGTGGACTTCATTATAGGCTTCAATGTCATTGTGGTCCCGCTCTCCCTGGTTGTCATAGTCTATGCCAACATCTTTGCCACCATCATGAAGATCCGCTCAGCCCAGGGGCGAATCAAAGGCTTTTCCACCTGTGCTTCCCACATCACTGTGGTCACTATGTTTGCCATTCCATGTATCATCATGTATATGGGCCCTGGCTCTGGCTCCTTATCAAACAGTGGAAAGAAAATGGCCCTTTTCTATAACATTGCTACATCCTTCCTCAATCCTGTCATCTACAGTCTAAGGAACAAAGATGTGAAAAAAGCTTTTTTCAAATGGATGGGATGGAGCAGGGCCCCAGAGTAA